From Cygnus atratus isolate AKBS03 ecotype Queensland, Australia chromosome 1, CAtr_DNAZoo_HiC_assembly, whole genome shotgun sequence, the proteins below share one genomic window:
- the SELENOO gene encoding protein adenylyltransferase SelO, mitochondrial, which translates to MAGVLRCGRSRSLLSLALWSDGRFGALRGAMQHPTASTARPGSPERGAEAAAGLGAGGGGAGGWLGALRFDNLALRSLPVEPSEDSAPRAVPGACFCRVRPTPLRNPRLVAMSLPALALLGLEAAGPAAEMEEREAEAALYFSGNRLLPGSEPAAHCYCGHQFGSFAGQLGDGAAMYLGEVLGPRGGRWEMQLKGAGLTPFSRQADGRKVLRSSIREFLCSEAMFHLGIPTTRAGTCVTSDSEVVRDIFYDGNPKKERCTVVLRIASTFLRFGSFEIFKPTDEYTGRKGPSVNRNDIRIQMLDYVIGTFYPEIEEAYSDNSIQRNAAFFKEITKRTARLVAEWQCVGFCHGVLNTDNMSIVGLTIDYGPFGFMDRYDPEHICNGSDNTGRYAYNKQPEICKWNLGKLAEALVPELPLEISELILEEEYDAEFEKHYLQKMRKKLGLIQLELEEDSKLVSELLETMHLTGGDFTNIFYLLSSFSVDSDPSRLEDFLEKLASQCASMEELKVAFKPQMDPRQLSMMLMLAQSNPQLFALIGTKANINKELERIEQFTKLQQLTAADLLSRNKRHWIEWLEKYKVRLQKEIEGISDVDAWNTDRVKVMNSNNPKYILRNYIAQNAIEAAENGDFSEVRNVLKLLENPFQETETFTEVKGDTEEEEATAAAAACAQATRSRLPYCSKPPLWASELCVTUSS; encoded by the exons ATGGCGGGGGTGCTGCGCTGCGGGAGGAGTCGGTCGTTGCTGTCGCTCGCACTGTGGTCTGACGGGCGTTTCGGCGCCCTCCGCGGCGCCATGCAGCACCCAACGGCGTCCACGGCACGGCCGGGCAGCCCCGAGCGCGGCGCTgaagcggcggcggggctgggggccggcggcggtggtgctgggggctggctgggagcgCTGCGCTTCGATAACCTGGCGCTGCGCTCGCTGCCCGTAGAGCCTTCCGAAGACAGCGCCCCGCGGGCTGTGCCCGGCGCCTGCTTCTGCCGGGTGCGCCCCACACCGCTGCGCAACCCGCGGCTGGTGGCCATGTCGCTGCCGGCGCtggcgctgctggggctggaagccgccggccccgcggccgaGATGGAGGAGCGGGAGGCCGAGGCGGCTCTGTACTTCAGTGGGAACCGGCTGCTGCCGGGCTCGGAGCCGGCCGCACACTGCTACTGCGGCCACCAGTTCGGCAGCTTCGCCGGGCAACTGGGCGATGGAGCCGCCATGTACCTGGGCGAGGTGCTGGGCCCGCGGGGCGGCCGCTGGGAGATGCAGCTGAAGGGCGCCGGCCTCACCCCCTTCTCCCG ACAAGCTGATGGTCGTAAAGTCCTGAGATCAAGCATACGAGAGTTCCTGTGTAGCGAGGCCATGTTTCACCTAGGAATACCAACAACGAGGGCTGGAACCTGCGTGACATCTGACTCGGAAGTTGTTCGTGACATATTTTATGATGGAAacccaaaaaaagaaaggtgtaCAGTTGTTCTGAGAATAGCTTCTACGTTCCTAAG ATTTGgttcttttgaaatttttaaacCTACTGATGAATACACAGGACGCAAGGGTCCTAGTGTCAACCGAAATGATATTCGAATACAAATGCTCGATTATGTGATCGGCACTTTCTATCCAGAAATCGAGGAGGCTTATTCAGACAACAGTATTCAGAGGAATGCTGCTTTCTTCAAAGAG ataacGAAACGGACAGCAAGACTGGTTGCTGAATGGCAGTGTGTTGGCTTTTGCCATGGCGTGCTGAATACAGATAATATGAGCATAGTTGGACTAACTATTGACTATGGCCCTTTTGGGTTTATGGACAG aTATGACCCCGAGCACATTTGCAATGGTTCTGATAATACAGGGCGCTATGCTTACAACAAGCAGCCAGAGATTTGCAAGTGGAATCTAGGGAAGCTCGCTGAAGCCTTAGTTCCAGAGCTGCCCTTGGAAATCAGCGAACTCATCCTGGAAGAGGAATATGATgcagaatttgaaaaacattatttgcagaagatgaggaagaaactAGGCCTCATTCAGCTGGAATTAGAAGAAGATAGTAAGCTGGTGTCTGAACTTCTCGAAACCATGCATCTCACAG GCGGAgacttcacaaatattttctacttGCTGAGTTCATTCTCAGTAGATTCTGATCCTTCAAGACTGGAAGACTTCTTAGAAAAGCTTGCAAGTCAGTGTGCTTCTATGGAAGAACTGAAAGTTGCTTTCAAGCCTCAGATGGATCCAAG ACAACTGTCAATGATGCTGATGTTGGCTCAGTCTAATCCTCAACTGTTTGCACTAATTGGAACAAAAGctaatataaataaagaattAGAACGCATTGAACAATTCACTAAACTGCAGCAGTTAACAGCAGCTGATTTACTCAGTAGAAATAAAAGACACTGGATAGAATGGCTGGAAAAATACAA AGTCcgtttacaaaaagaaatagaaggcATTAGTGATGTTGATGCCTGGAATACTGATCGTGTGAAGGTTATGAATTCCAACAATCCAAAATATATCTTGAGAAATTATATTGCCCAGAATGCCAtagaagcagctgaaaatggGGATTTCTCAGAG gtAAGAAATGTGTTGAAACTCTTGGAGAATCCATTCCAAGAAACAGAAACCTTCACAGAGGTGAAGGGAGacacagaagaggaggaagcaacagctgcagcagctgcttgcgCTCAAGCAACGAGAAGCAGACTACCGTACTGCAGTAAACCTCCACTGTGGGCTTCCGAGCTCTGTGTTACATGATCTTCATAA